One genomic window of Candidatus Parvarchaeota archaeon includes the following:
- a CDS encoding PadR family transcriptional regulator → MRGMLSFLILFLLSKKPMHGQQIAKELEKRKGSKPSPGTIYPALRGLSDEGLVREAKEGKNIVYSLTPLGRRGLKAAKEHFCRTFVDVFSK, encoded by the coding sequence ATGAGGGGGATGCTCTCCTTTCTCATCCTCTTCCTGCTTTCAAAAAAACCGATGCACGGCCAGCAGATAGCAAAGGAGCTTGAAAAGCGCAAGGGCTCTAAGCCGTCACCAGGCACAATTTATCCGGCCCTCAGGGGGCTTAGCGACGAGGGGCTTGTCAGGGAGGCAAAAGAGGGGAAGAACATTGTCTACAGTCTCACCCCCTTGGGAAGGCGGGGCCTCAAGGCCGCAAAGGAGCATTTTTGCAGGACTTTTGTTGACGTATTCTCAAAATAA